From Sinorhizobium sp. RAC02, a single genomic window includes:
- a CDS encoding response regulator, translating to MFNGKAVILVVEDSALIRMSAIDLVRSAGYEALEASDADEAIRILEARADIDLVFTDVQMPGTMDGIKLAHYIRDRWPPVKLIVASGNAIIEESNLPTGSRFFAKPYEDHAIADAMARMLLSP from the coding sequence ATGTTCAACGGCAAGGCGGTCATCCTCGTGGTCGAAGACAGTGCTCTCATTCGGATGAGCGCCATCGATCTGGTGCGATCTGCGGGTTACGAGGCCCTTGAGGCGAGCGACGCCGACGAGGCCATTCGCATCCTGGAAGCGAGAGCGGACATCGACCTGGTGTTCACGGATGTACAGATGCCGGGAACGATGGACGGCATCAAACTGGCCCACTACATCCGTGATCGATGGCCGCCGGTGAAATTGATCGTCGCGTCCGGCAATGCAATCATCGAAGAGAGCAACCTGCCGACGGGGAGCCGGTTCTTCGCGAAACCCTATGAAGATCATGCGATCGCAGACGCGATGGCCCGTATGCTGTTGAGCCCATAG